A part of Mesoplodon densirostris isolate mMesDen1 chromosome 10, mMesDen1 primary haplotype, whole genome shotgun sequence genomic DNA contains:
- the LOC132497082 gene encoding large ribosomal subunit protein eL36-like: MALRYPMAVGLNKGHKVTKNVSKPRHSRRRGRLTKHTKFVRDMIREVCGFAPYERRAMELLKVSKDKRTLKFIKKRVGTHIRAKRKREELSNVLAAMRKAAAKKD; encoded by the coding sequence ATGGCTCTGCGCTACCCCATGGCCGTGGGCCTCAACAAGGGCCACAAGGTGACCAAGAACGTGAGCAAGCCGAGGCACAGCCGCCGCCGTGGGCGCCTCACCAAGCACACCAAGTTCGTGCGGGACATGATCCGGGAGGTGTGCGGCTTTGCCCCTTATGAGCGGCGCGCCATGGAGCTGCTCAAGGTCTCCAAGGACAAGCGGACCCTCAAGTTCATCAAGAAAAGGGTGGGGACACACATCCGTgccaagagaaagagagaggagctgAGCAATGTCCTGGCCGCCATGAGGAAGGCGGCAGCCAAGAAGGACTGA